A DNA window from Micromonospora sp. NBC_01739 contains the following coding sequences:
- a CDS encoding sugar transferase, with the protein MYDPLKRLFDLVAASLLLVLAAPVMLVVALVVLATMGRPVLFRHTRPGRHGTLFDLVKFRTMHEVDPARGLVTDAERLTRVGRWLRASSLDELPELWNVLRGEMSLVGPRPHLVKYLELYTSEQARRHDVRPGITGLAQVRGRNAIGWEEKFTYDIEYVDERSLLLDLRILAATVRVVVRREGIAAPGAATWHEYTGPPKIREGVTSESAR; encoded by the coding sequence ATGTACGACCCGCTGAAGCGACTCTTCGACCTGGTCGCCGCGAGCCTTCTCCTGGTGCTCGCCGCGCCGGTGATGCTCGTCGTGGCGCTGGTGGTGCTGGCCACGATGGGTAGGCCGGTGCTGTTCCGCCACACCCGACCGGGCCGACACGGCACGCTCTTCGACCTGGTGAAGTTCCGGACGATGCACGAGGTCGACCCGGCGCGCGGGCTGGTGACCGATGCCGAGCGACTCACCCGGGTCGGTCGGTGGTTACGTGCCAGCAGCCTCGACGAGTTGCCCGAGCTGTGGAACGTGCTGCGCGGTGAGATGAGCCTGGTAGGTCCCCGACCGCACCTCGTCAAGTACCTCGAGCTCTACACGTCCGAGCAGGCACGTCGACATGATGTCCGGCCGGGGATCACCGGGCTGGCGCAGGTACGGGGGCGCAACGCCATCGGGTGGGAGGAGAAGTTCACGTACGACATCGAGTACGTGGACGAGAGGTCCCTGCTGCTTGATCTCCGGATCCTGGCGGCGACCGTCCGCGTCGTCGTCCGCCGGGAGGGCATCGCCGCCCCCGGCGCCGCCACCTGGCACGAGTACACCGGTCCGCCGAAGATACGGGAGGGCGTGACCTCGGAGAGCGCCCGATGA
- a CDS encoding glycosyltransferase family 4 protein codes for MTRIGIISQWYDPEGGSAVLPGIISRSLVALGHEVHVLTGFPNYPSGRLHPGYRLRAYQFEMMNGVSVHRVPLFPSHDGSAVRRTANYLSFAASAVARLDLLRKVDVWLVYSSPATVALPAMVARWLHGRPYVILVEDMWPDTLAESDYVRPGRALDQIVRILHRFCNASYRQATHVAVIAPGMVDILAERGVPRDKLSVVYNWVDERRFRPRPRDPQLAESLGLSGFVVMYAGSMGNLQGLDVVIDAMEHLTDISDLTLVFAGSGVEEQRLRELASGYPPGRVVFLGQQPLERMIELMPLGDVQLISLRDRPLHRKTMPSKVQSSLACGRPIVAALAGDAARLVDESGAGFVAPPGDPRALADAIRRMYELGTEKRQELGRTGRQFYLEHLSERIGSVALANLLEQARGQDPLRR; via the coding sequence TTGACCAGGATCGGCATCATCTCCCAGTGGTACGACCCGGAAGGCGGCTCAGCCGTTCTCCCGGGGATCATCAGCCGGTCCTTGGTCGCGCTCGGTCACGAGGTGCACGTACTCACCGGCTTCCCGAACTACCCGTCGGGCAGGCTGCACCCGGGATACCGCCTCCGGGCATACCAGTTCGAGATGATGAACGGCGTCTCCGTACATCGGGTGCCGCTGTTTCCCAGTCACGACGGGTCGGCGGTCAGGCGGACCGCCAACTACCTCAGCTTCGCCGCCTCGGCGGTGGCCCGGCTGGACCTGCTCCGCAAGGTCGACGTCTGGCTCGTCTACTCGTCACCGGCGACCGTGGCGCTTCCCGCGATGGTGGCCCGGTGGCTGCACGGACGCCCGTACGTCATCCTGGTCGAGGACATGTGGCCGGACACTCTGGCGGAGAGCGACTACGTGCGTCCCGGCCGTGCCCTGGATCAGATCGTCCGGATCCTGCACCGGTTCTGCAACGCCAGTTACCGCCAGGCCACGCACGTGGCCGTCATCGCGCCCGGCATGGTCGACATCCTCGCCGAGCGCGGTGTCCCCCGGGACAAACTCTCGGTCGTCTACAACTGGGTCGACGAGCGCCGCTTTCGCCCCCGGCCCCGCGATCCGCAGCTGGCCGAATCGCTCGGGCTCTCCGGCTTCGTGGTGATGTACGCCGGCAGCATGGGAAACCTGCAAGGGCTCGACGTCGTGATCGACGCCATGGAGCACCTGACCGACATCTCGGACCTGACGCTCGTGTTCGCTGGCAGCGGGGTGGAGGAGCAGCGGCTGCGCGAGTTGGCCAGCGGCTACCCGCCCGGCCGGGTGGTCTTCCTCGGTCAGCAACCGCTCGAACGGATGATCGAGCTGATGCCGCTCGGCGACGTCCAGTTAATCTCTCTGCGTGACCGGCCGTTGCACCGCAAGACCATGCCGAGCAAGGTGCAGAGCTCGCTCGCCTGCGGCCGGCCGATCGTCGCCGCCCTGGCGGGCGACGCGGCGCGGCTCGTCGACGAGTCCGGCGCCGGTTTTGTGGCACCACCCGGTGACCCCCGCGCCCTGGCCGACGCGATCCGCCGGATGTACGAGTTGGGCACCGAAAAACGCCAGGAACTGGGCCGGACCGGCCGCCAGTTCTACCTGGAGCACCTCTCGGAGCGGATCGGCAGCGTGGCCCTGGCGAATCTGCTGGAGCAGGCGCGGGGCCAGGACCCGCTGCGCCGTTAG
- a CDS encoding polysaccharide pyruvyl transferase family protein produces the protein MARPTVGLICLGEAGNFGDDLIMIAAVVAATETGDDVAVRHLSFGRPVNWPAVSARIGRDLSPQAVRPTRDLPGSRRSELSFQSCQAVLFGGGGLLQTSHHPHTPYHWLSFLPRHHPAVPVLAVGLGLGPLSDYWQRRLHQLGSPFDECYLRDDDSVAYAEQRLGWRVGRCRDFVDSAFLTRLGIGRRGFSADGQGLLGVALRRWPGLDPIGTARHIGRVAEAYGVGNIRLFVLETSASGVDVAFTEQVCRQLGGREADVVPYLGADVLDFAEAMAGCSVAVSMKLHSSALWAALGVPIFPISYAPKTAAFFGQPFAGLKTYDQVVAPAVEPNSVPRAADVVLPWLRQALSGQFAVTRAVLTNSDKLRLQTSRTAVNVYRRLGRSFRNVMVRE, from the coding sequence ATGGCGCGACCAACCGTCGGGCTGATCTGTCTCGGTGAGGCGGGAAACTTCGGGGACGACCTGATCATGATTGCCGCGGTCGTGGCGGCCACGGAGACAGGGGACGACGTCGCGGTCCGGCATCTCAGTTTCGGAAGGCCCGTCAACTGGCCTGCGGTCTCCGCACGCATCGGTCGTGACCTGAGCCCGCAAGCGGTACGTCCGACCAGAGACCTACCCGGCTCGCGACGCAGCGAACTCAGCTTCCAAAGCTGTCAGGCGGTGCTGTTCGGCGGCGGTGGTCTCCTGCAAACCAGCCACCATCCGCACACCCCCTACCACTGGCTCAGCTTTCTGCCGCGGCACCATCCGGCGGTTCCGGTGCTTGCCGTCGGCCTCGGCCTCGGCCCGTTGAGCGACTACTGGCAGCGGCGCTTGCACCAGCTTGGTTCCCCGTTCGACGAGTGTTACCTGCGTGATGACGACTCGGTCGCCTATGCCGAACAGCGACTTGGCTGGCGCGTCGGCCGGTGCCGGGATTTCGTCGACTCCGCATTTCTCACTCGACTCGGCATCGGTCGGCGCGGCTTCTCGGCAGACGGTCAAGGCCTGCTCGGGGTGGCGCTACGCCGATGGCCGGGGCTCGACCCCATCGGCACCGCCCGCCACATCGGACGCGTCGCAGAGGCGTACGGTGTCGGGAACATTCGGCTGTTCGTCCTAGAGACGAGTGCCAGCGGAGTGGACGTGGCCTTTACCGAGCAGGTGTGTCGGCAACTCGGTGGCCGTGAAGCGGATGTCGTCCCGTACCTGGGCGCGGACGTGCTCGATTTCGCCGAGGCGATGGCCGGATGTTCGGTCGCCGTCTCGATGAAGTTGCATTCGAGCGCGCTGTGGGCGGCACTCGGTGTGCCGATCTTCCCGATCTCGTACGCGCCGAAGACGGCGGCGTTCTTCGGCCAACCGTTCGCTGGCTTGAAGACGTACGACCAGGTGGTGGCACCTGCGGTGGAGCCGAACTCTGTCCCGCGCGCGGCCGACGTCGTGCTGCCGTGGCTTCGACAGGCGCTCTCCGGGCAGTTTGCGGTCACCCGTGCCGTCCTCACGAACAGCGACAAGTTGCGACTTCAGACGTCACGCACCGCGGTCAACGTCTATCGGCGTCTCGGCCGTTCATTCCGGAACGTGATGGTACGAGAGTGA
- a CDS encoding glycosyltransferase family 4 protein yields the protein MNQPVKDRANLLPIREGTRRVAVVTHGLHRSGGVESVVSWLCEGLAASGRYAVDIHDLAMSYRDSSSRRILAPRSWLQPSVLTRKGERPDEWYWGANAVELEFMRYRPRRELTKALAGYDLIQVVCGSPAWAAPILNAGPPVVIQMATLVEWERDSYPKAGASAVAAWRAMMTRITARIERSALSAADAVLVENKVILDWMRTAGHSNVVLAPPGVDTTIFSPPSDGWRADGHLLSVCRLADPRKGLDRMVRAYGKLVCDRPDAPPLVLAGKGRLDPSISALIADLGLNRRIVVRADVPVNELVELYRSASVFLQTSYEEGLGLSVIEAMACGVPSVVTATYGARESVADGRTGWLVPLEPAADVSRSVAARVHEILDGAGASMATAARRRCEEHFSRHVTLRRFIDTYDRLLAHGAETR from the coding sequence GTGAACCAGCCGGTCAAGGATCGGGCCAACCTTCTTCCCATCAGGGAGGGGACGCGTCGCGTTGCGGTTGTCACCCATGGGCTGCACAGGAGTGGCGGCGTGGAAAGCGTTGTCAGCTGGCTCTGCGAGGGTCTTGCCGCGAGCGGTCGGTACGCCGTGGACATACACGATTTGGCGATGTCGTATCGGGACAGTTCCAGCCGGCGCATTCTGGCGCCCCGGTCGTGGCTGCAGCCGAGCGTGCTCACGCGCAAAGGGGAGAGGCCGGACGAATGGTATTGGGGTGCGAATGCGGTCGAACTCGAGTTCATGCGGTACCGGCCACGACGTGAGTTGACCAAGGCGCTGGCGGGGTACGACCTCATCCAGGTTGTCTGCGGTTCGCCCGCGTGGGCGGCACCGATTCTCAACGCCGGCCCGCCGGTCGTGATCCAGATGGCGACGTTGGTGGAGTGGGAACGTGATTCATATCCGAAAGCGGGAGCGTCCGCCGTAGCCGCTTGGCGAGCGATGATGACCCGGATCACCGCACGGATCGAGAGGTCGGCCCTGAGCGCGGCCGACGCGGTCCTCGTCGAGAACAAGGTGATCCTCGACTGGATGAGGACAGCCGGCCATTCCAACGTCGTGCTCGCGCCTCCCGGCGTCGACACGACCATCTTCTCACCGCCATCCGACGGCTGGCGTGCCGATGGACACCTGCTCTCGGTCTGTCGACTCGCCGACCCACGTAAAGGACTGGACCGAATGGTCCGCGCGTACGGGAAGCTCGTGTGTGATCGGCCCGACGCGCCCCCGCTCGTGCTCGCGGGAAAGGGACGCCTGGATCCCTCGATCAGCGCGCTCATCGCCGATCTCGGGCTGAACCGGCGGATCGTGGTGCGTGCCGATGTTCCGGTCAATGAACTGGTCGAGCTTTACCGTAGTGCCTCGGTGTTTCTGCAGACCTCCTACGAGGAGGGCCTCGGTCTGTCCGTCATCGAGGCGATGGCCTGCGGGGTTCCGAGCGTGGTCACGGCCACCTACGGCGCGCGCGAGAGCGTCGCCGACGGACGGACCGGCTGGTTGGTTCCGCTGGAACCCGCGGCCGATGTCAGCCGGTCAGTGGCGGCGCGGGTGCACGAGATCCTCGACGGCGCCGGTGCCAGTATGGCCACCGCAGCTCGCCGCCGCTGCGAAGAACATTTTTCCCGGCACGTCACGCTCCGCCGTTTCATCGACACGTACGATCGGCTGCTCGCGCACGGGGCAGAGACGCGGTGA
- a CDS encoding glycosyltransferase — protein MLDAVGAKANPTREHDLEPFRVLATCGGFVPGHRYGGPVRSLVQIVESISESIDLTLVTRDRDLATPTPYPGLSGRWVMQSGARVFYLTVSRAGQWRQLRREFRDTSFDLLYVNSLFSMFSLVPIIAARLGVLRVSRILVAPRGELSPGSLSLKRRKKQVFLRFWLPLLRTLGVVWHATSDREAESIRRACPWAQIEINRSQVSLPYEPLPPGPVAPGPARLVFISRISPEKNLILVLRALQQVSTPMDLDIYGPMENVGYWEKCQNLFARLPTTVQVRYCGELAADEVRSTFARYDAFVFPTLGENFGHVIAESLSASCPVICSDQTPWTDLLTAGGGAVLKRLTVDDLAGQLERFAALDQVARAHARRAAGDAYRSWRRRVDGPNILEQARRASWVRPGDPIHPSCCGADS, from the coding sequence GTGCTCGATGCGGTGGGAGCCAAGGCCAACCCGACTCGGGAACACGACCTTGAACCCTTTCGCGTCCTGGCTACCTGTGGCGGGTTCGTGCCGGGGCATCGGTATGGAGGCCCGGTGCGCTCTCTCGTCCAGATCGTGGAATCGATATCCGAGAGCATCGACCTGACCTTGGTGACGCGTGACCGCGATCTCGCCACGCCGACTCCGTATCCGGGTCTCTCTGGCCGTTGGGTCATGCAGTCAGGAGCGCGGGTGTTCTACCTGACCGTCTCACGGGCGGGTCAATGGCGTCAGCTGCGGCGCGAGTTCCGAGATACTTCCTTCGACCTGCTGTACGTGAACAGTCTCTTCTCGATGTTCTCACTCGTGCCGATCATCGCGGCACGGCTGGGTGTGCTGAGGGTGTCGCGGATCCTCGTGGCCCCGCGGGGGGAGTTGTCGCCCGGCTCGCTCTCCCTCAAGCGGCGGAAGAAGCAGGTGTTCCTCCGGTTCTGGCTGCCGCTGCTCAGGACGCTGGGAGTCGTCTGGCATGCCACCAGTGATCGTGAGGCGGAGAGTATCCGGCGAGCGTGCCCATGGGCACAGATCGAGATCAACAGGTCGCAGGTGTCGCTGCCGTACGAACCGCTTCCGCCGGGACCGGTCGCACCCGGCCCTGCCCGGCTCGTGTTTATCAGTCGCATCAGCCCCGAGAAGAACTTGATCCTTGTACTGCGGGCGTTGCAGCAGGTCTCGACGCCGATGGATCTCGACATATACGGGCCGATGGAGAATGTCGGCTACTGGGAGAAGTGCCAGAACCTGTTCGCGCGCCTGCCGACGACGGTACAGGTGCGGTACTGCGGCGAGTTGGCTGCGGACGAGGTACGGAGCACCTTCGCCAGGTACGACGCCTTTGTCTTCCCCACGCTCGGCGAAAACTTTGGGCATGTCATCGCCGAGAGCCTTTCCGCATCCTGTCCCGTGATCTGCTCCGACCAGACGCCTTGGACGGACCTGCTGACCGCTGGTGGTGGCGCGGTCCTGAAGCGGCTCACCGTCGACGATCTCGCCGGGCAGCTCGAACGGTTCGCCGCGTTGGATCAGGTGGCTCGGGCGCACGCGCGTCGTGCAGCTGGCGACGCATACCGATCGTGGCGTCGGCGCGTTGACGGCCCGAACATCCTCGAGCAGGCTCGCCGGGCGTCATGGGTACGGCCCGGTGACCCGATCCACCCGTCGTGCTGTGGCGCTGATTCGTGA
- a CDS encoding nucleoside-diphosphate sugar epimerase/dehydratase codes for MLREIERVQRTPSTATDRIRASSRRTAVFLVADALAWVGGFTVAGWARYEQILTIDQAVNAVMLGGAAAVLHVGLSALRRIYSGRQPLGSVEEVRGLAGTTATTAAVVLIALLAFDQRPVPGSTPVVGGALALLLMLSCRLLHRHRRDRAMRPDARSATPVLLFGLGEAGQGLVRAMLGDPKGRYLPVGALDDDPDKQDLRIAGVSVLGGRAEIAKAIHRTGATALIFSVANADATLIREIREATLRTGATFKILPPMRELVDHRITVRDVRDVQISDLLGRRQVVGDLTLDDNVLAGRRVLVTGAGGSIGSELCRQIMQANPGELMMLDRDESALHGLQMSLTGRALLDGPELILADLRDDEGVRRIMRQRRPEIVFHAAALKHLTLLERHPGEAVKTNVWGTLTVLDACRDVARFVNISTDKAADPISVLGYSKRITEMLTAHAAAAYPGTFLSVRFGNVLSSRGSVVTAFQRQIEAGQPLTVTHPDVTRYLMTVQEAVHLVLQAANIGRDGEALVLDMGEPVRIDDIARRMVEQAASTVEIVYTGLRPGEKLHEDLLGSGESDHRTLHPLISHVRVPVLDPLEVSGLDPFDEPDKVIDQLARLCGVLPGALLNQKTGIPLAR; via the coding sequence ATGCTGCGGGAAATTGAGCGTGTCCAGCGAACGCCATCCACGGCCACCGACCGCATCAGGGCGAGCAGCCGACGTACCGCCGTCTTTCTCGTCGCCGACGCGCTCGCCTGGGTCGGTGGATTCACGGTCGCCGGTTGGGCAAGGTACGAACAAATCCTCACCATCGATCAGGCTGTCAACGCGGTGATGCTCGGCGGCGCTGCCGCCGTACTGCATGTCGGATTGAGCGCGCTGCGCCGGATCTATTCGGGTCGGCAGCCGCTCGGCAGTGTCGAGGAGGTCCGCGGTCTCGCGGGCACCACCGCCACCACGGCTGCCGTTGTGCTGATCGCCCTGCTGGCGTTCGACCAACGCCCGGTGCCTGGCAGCACCCCGGTGGTCGGTGGGGCGTTGGCACTGTTGCTGATGCTCAGCTGCCGTCTGCTGCATCGGCACCGGCGGGACCGGGCCATGCGTCCGGACGCCCGTTCAGCGACCCCGGTGCTGCTCTTCGGCCTCGGCGAGGCCGGACAGGGACTCGTCCGCGCGATGCTCGGCGACCCGAAGGGCCGCTACCTGCCCGTCGGCGCCCTCGACGACGACCCGGACAAGCAGGACCTGCGCATCGCCGGCGTCTCGGTCCTGGGTGGCCGGGCCGAGATCGCCAAGGCCATCCACCGCACCGGCGCGACCGCGCTGATCTTCTCCGTGGCGAACGCCGACGCCACGCTGATCCGCGAGATCCGGGAGGCCACGCTCCGCACGGGCGCCACATTCAAGATCCTTCCACCGATGCGGGAGCTGGTGGATCACCGCATCACGGTCAGGGACGTACGGGACGTCCAGATCAGTGACCTGCTCGGCCGACGTCAGGTCGTCGGTGATCTGACCCTGGACGACAACGTGCTCGCCGGCCGGCGCGTCCTGGTCACCGGCGCCGGCGGCTCGATCGGCTCCGAGTTGTGCCGGCAGATCATGCAGGCCAACCCCGGTGAGCTGATGATGCTGGACCGGGACGAGTCAGCGTTGCACGGCCTTCAGATGTCGCTCACCGGTCGGGCACTGCTGGACGGCCCCGAGCTGATCCTCGCCGACTTGCGCGACGACGAGGGTGTCCGGCGCATCATGCGGCAACGACGCCCCGAGATCGTCTTTCATGCTGCGGCGCTCAAGCACCTGACGCTGCTGGAACGGCACCCGGGAGAGGCTGTCAAGACCAACGTCTGGGGCACTCTCACCGTGCTCGACGCCTGCCGGGACGTGGCCCGGTTCGTGAACATCTCCACCGACAAGGCCGCCGACCCGATCAGCGTGCTGGGTTACTCGAAACGCATCACCGAGATGCTCACCGCGCACGCCGCGGCGGCCTACCCGGGCACCTTCCTCAGCGTGCGGTTCGGCAACGTGCTGAGCAGCCGCGGCTCGGTGGTGACCGCCTTCCAGCGACAGATCGAGGCCGGGCAGCCGCTGACCGTCACCCACCCGGACGTGACCCGGTATCTGATGACGGTGCAGGAGGCCGTCCATCTGGTCCTCCAGGCGGCGAACATAGGCCGGGACGGCGAAGCCCTGGTGCTGGACATGGGTGAGCCGGTACGCATCGACGACATCGCGCGCCGGATGGTCGAACAGGCCGCCAGCACAGTCGAGATCGTTTACACCGGTCTGCGGCCGGGCGAGAAGCTGCACGAGGATCTGCTGGGTAGCGGCGAGTCCGACCACCGGACGCTGCATCCGCTGATCTCGCACGTCAGAGTGCCTGTGTTGGATCCCCTGGAGGTCAGCGGACTGGATCCGTTCGACGAGCCGGACAAGGTCATCGACCAGCTCGCCCGGCTCTGCGGCGTCCTTCCCGGCGCGCTTCTCAACCAGAAGACCGGCATACCGCTCGCCCGCTGA
- the pgm gene encoding phosphoglucomutase (alpha-D-glucose-1,6-bisphosphate-dependent) has translation MSGGTHPRAGQPAQPADLVDVPRLVTAYYAEHPDPADPAQQVSFGTSGHRGSSLRNAFNSDHILAVTQALCDYRREQGIDGPLFLGRDTHALSAPAAVDALEVLAGNGVTVLLDSRDGYTPTPAVSHAILTHNRGRTAGFADGIVITPSHNPPDDGGFKYNPTHGGPADSDVTKWIQDRANAILAAGLQQVRRVPYARARTVDTTGTYDFLGAYVDDLPAVLDLDAIRAAGVRIGADPLGGASVAYWDEIADRHRLDLTVVNPIVDPTWRFMTLDGDGKIRMDCSSPNAMASLIAMRADYQVATGNDADADRHGIVTPDAGLMNPNHYLAVAISHLFRTREKWGPDAAVGKTLVSSSMIDRVAADLGRPLLEVPVGFKWFVPGLLDGTVGFGGEESAGASFLRRDGGTWTTDKDGILLCLLASEIIALTGRTPSEHWAELAERFGAPAYARIDAPASREQKAVLGKLSPEQVRATELAGEPITATITTAPGNGASIGGLKVTTASGWFAARPSGTEDVYKIYAESFQGPEHLARLQEEAQDLVTEVLKATG, from the coding sequence GTGAGTGGTGGTACTCACCCCCGGGCCGGGCAGCCGGCTCAGCCTGCCGACTTGGTCGACGTGCCTCGGCTGGTGACCGCCTACTACGCCGAGCATCCGGACCCGGCCGACCCGGCTCAGCAGGTTTCCTTCGGCACCTCGGGGCACCGTGGGTCGAGCCTGCGCAACGCCTTCAACTCCGACCACATCCTCGCCGTCACCCAGGCGCTCTGCGACTACCGGCGGGAGCAGGGCATCGACGGGCCACTGTTCCTCGGCCGGGACACCCACGCGCTCTCCGCGCCCGCCGCCGTGGACGCGTTGGAGGTGCTCGCCGGCAACGGGGTCACCGTGCTGCTGGACAGCCGCGACGGCTACACCCCCACCCCCGCGGTGTCGCACGCGATCCTCACCCACAACCGGGGCCGCACCGCCGGGTTCGCCGACGGCATCGTGATCACCCCGTCGCACAACCCGCCGGACGACGGGGGATTCAAGTACAACCCCACCCATGGCGGCCCGGCCGACTCCGACGTCACGAAGTGGATCCAGGACCGGGCTAACGCGATCCTCGCTGCCGGGCTCCAGCAGGTGCGCCGCGTCCCGTACGCGCGGGCCCGCACCGTCGACACCACCGGCACGTACGACTTCCTCGGCGCGTACGTCGACGACCTGCCGGCCGTGCTCGACCTGGACGCGATCCGCGCCGCCGGGGTCCGCATCGGCGCCGACCCGCTCGGCGGGGCCAGCGTCGCCTACTGGGACGAGATCGCCGACCGGCACCGCCTCGACCTGACCGTGGTCAATCCGATCGTCGATCCGACCTGGCGGTTCATGACCCTCGACGGGGACGGCAAGATCCGGATGGACTGCTCGTCGCCGAACGCGATGGCTTCGCTGATCGCCATGCGCGCCGACTACCAGGTCGCCACCGGCAACGACGCCGACGCCGACCGGCACGGCATCGTCACCCCCGACGCCGGGCTGATGAACCCGAACCACTATCTCGCCGTGGCCATCTCCCACCTGTTCCGTACCCGGGAGAAGTGGGGCCCGGACGCGGCGGTCGGCAAGACCCTGGTCTCCTCCTCCATGATCGACCGGGTGGCGGCCGACCTCGGGCGTCCGCTGCTGGAGGTGCCGGTCGGCTTCAAGTGGTTCGTGCCCGGGCTGCTCGACGGCACGGTCGGCTTCGGCGGGGAGGAGAGCGCCGGGGCGTCCTTCCTGCGGCGCGACGGTGGCACCTGGACCACCGACAAGGACGGCATCCTGCTCTGCCTGCTCGCCTCCGAGATCATCGCCCTGACCGGCCGCACCCCGAGTGAACACTGGGCAGAGTTGGCCGAACGCTTCGGTGCCCCCGCGTACGCTCGGATCGACGCCCCCGCCTCCCGGGAGCAGAAGGCCGTGCTCGGCAAGCTCTCTCCGGAACAGGTACGCGCCACCGAACTTGCCGGTGAACCGATCACCGCCACCATCACCACGGCACCCGGCAACGGCGCCTCGATCGGCGGGCTGAAGGTGACCACGGCCAGTGGCTGGTTCGCCGCCCGTCCGTCCGGCACCGAGGACGTCTACAAGATCTACGCCGAGTCCTTCCAGGGCCCCGAACACCTGGCCCGCCTCCAGGAGGAGGCCCAGGACCTGGTCACCGAGGTGCTGAAGGCGACAGGCTGA
- the glgC gene encoding glucose-1-phosphate adenylyltransferase, with protein sequence MAEKVLAIVLAGGEGKRLMPLTTDRAKPAVPFGGMYRMVDFVLSNLANAGYLKIVVLTQYKSHSLDRHITKTWRMSTLLGNYVTPVPAQQRRGPWWFSGSADAIYQSFNLIYDEQPDYVIVFGADHIYRMDPRQMVEEHIASGAAVTVAGIRQPLSTADQFGVIEVAEDGRRIRAFREKPTDAVGLPDAPDEIYASMGNYVFTTRALVEAVERDAEDRSSKHDMGGSIIPMLVERGEANVYDFRDNEVPGSTDRDRGYWRDVGTLDSFYDAHMDLINVHPVFNLYNFDWPIYTEQPPYPPAKFVHQWGERVGRAVASMVSPGAVISGSLVENSIVSPKVKVHSWAHVDGSVLMEGVEIGRHAVVRRAILDKNVHVPEGAEIGVDLERDRQRYTVSDNGIVVIGKGQKVEP encoded by the coding sequence ATGGCTGAGAAGGTGCTCGCGATTGTCCTGGCCGGCGGAGAGGGCAAGCGCCTGATGCCGCTCACCACGGATCGGGCCAAGCCGGCCGTCCCGTTCGGCGGGATGTACCGCATGGTCGACTTCGTCCTCTCCAACCTGGCCAACGCCGGGTACCTCAAGATCGTCGTGCTGACCCAGTACAAGTCCCACTCCCTTGACCGGCACATCACCAAGACCTGGCGGATGTCGACCCTGCTCGGCAACTACGTCACCCCGGTGCCCGCGCAGCAGCGCCGGGGCCCCTGGTGGTTCTCCGGCTCGGCGGACGCGATCTACCAGAGCTTCAACCTGATCTACGACGAGCAGCCCGACTATGTGATCGTCTTCGGAGCCGACCACATCTACCGGATGGATCCCCGGCAGATGGTGGAGGAGCACATCGCCTCCGGGGCCGCCGTGACCGTGGCCGGCATCCGGCAGCCGCTGTCCACGGCCGACCAGTTCGGGGTCATCGAGGTGGCCGAGGACGGCCGGCGGATCCGGGCCTTCCGGGAGAAGCCCACCGACGCGGTGGGGCTGCCGGACGCCCCCGACGAGATCTACGCCTCGATGGGCAACTACGTCTTCACCACCCGGGCCCTGGTCGAGGCGGTCGAGCGGGACGCCGAGGACCGCTCCAGCAAGCACGACATGGGCGGCAGCATCATCCCGATGCTCGTCGAGCGGGGTGAGGCCAACGTCTACGACTTCCGTGACAACGAGGTGCCCGGCAGCACCGACCGGGACCGGGGCTACTGGCGGGACGTGGGGACCCTGGACTCCTTCTACGACGCCCACATGGATCTGATCAACGTGCACCCGGTGTTCAACCTCTACAACTTCGACTGGCCGATCTACACCGAGCAGCCGCCGTACCCGCCGGCCAAGTTCGTGCACCAGTGGGGGGAGCGGGTCGGCCGCGCGGTCGCCTCGATGGTCTCCCCCGGGGCGGTGATCTCCGGCTCACTGGTGGAGAACTCGATCGTCTCGCCCAAGGTGAAGGTGCACTCCTGGGCCCATGTGGACGGCTCGGTGTTGATGGAGGGGGTGGAGATCGGTCGGCACGCGGTGGTGCGTCGGGCCATTCTGGACAAGAATGTCCACGTTCCCGAGGGCGCCGAGATCGGCGTCGATCTGGAACGCGACCGACAGCGCTACACCGTCTCCGACAACGGCATCGTGGTCATCGGCAAAGGACAGAAGGTGGAACCGTGA